Proteins found in one Deltaproteobacteria bacterium CG11_big_fil_rev_8_21_14_0_20_42_23 genomic segment:
- a CDS encoding ferredoxin, with protein MARPKHHVFVCTHSRPAESGKTCCSGRGAETLFEKLREMVRSQFPQKEVRVTKSGCLGYCKSGCNMVVYPAGTWYSNVKEEDLEEIFQHHLMENREIQRLKRDEHLL; from the coding sequence ATGGCAAGACCGAAGCATCATGTTTTTGTTTGCACGCACTCACGACCCGCTGAATCAGGTAAAACCTGCTGCAGCGGGAGGGGCGCTGAAACCCTTTTTGAAAAGTTGCGCGAAATGGTACGAAGTCAATTTCCGCAAAAAGAGGTAAGGGTGACCAAGTCTGGCTGCCTTGGCTATTGTAAATCGGGCTGTAACATGGTGGTGTATCCAGCAGGAACTTGGTATTCAAACGTTAAAGAAGAAGACCTCGAAGAAATATTTCAGCACCATTTAATGGAAAATCGAGAGATACAAAGATTAAAAAGAGATGAGCACCTCTTATAA